The stretch of DNA GCTTTCAATAATGCTGGATTTGCCCTGTATTCAGACAACTTGGTGGGTTTTGTAGGAGATCCATTGGTCAGTATGACCATTGCCGGGCTGATTATTTTGGGTGGCATGGGCTTTCTGGTACAGCTGAATGTGGTGGCGCATCTGGTCAACCCACGCCGTAACCGCATGTTGGTTCACAGCAAACTGGTACTGACCATGATGGCGGTGCTGTTGGTGGTGGGTACTCTCACTTATCTGCTGCTGGAATGGAGCAACCCCAAAACGCTTGCACCCCTAGGCTTTGGCGATAAACTTCTGGCGTCTTTCTTTCAGAGTGTGACCACCAGAACCGCCGGCTTTAATAGCTTGGACTACGGAGCTATGAATTACGCCACGTTGTTTATGACCATTATCCTGATGTTCATTGGTGCCAACCCCGGCTCTACGGGTGGCGGCATTAAAACCAGCACCTTTTACGTCATGATGGCAAGCGCGTGGAGCATGGTAAGAGGGCGCGGAGAAATCAATTTATTTCGCCGCCGCATAGACCAGGATACTGTCATCAGGGCCATGACCGTTGGCCTGCTCAGCATCGGCCTGGTCAACGGAATGTTTGTGCTGCTGCTTATCTTTAACATCAATCCTCAAATCACTTTCGTGCAAATGTTTTTTGAGACTGTCAGTGCCTTCGGAACGGTAGGCCTCAGCATGAATGCCACTCCGATCATGTCGCCTGCTCAGCATGTCGTTCTGATTTTGCTGATGTACCTGGGCCGTATTGGGCCGTTGACGTTTGCCGTGGCCTTTAACTCGAGTCGCAGCGCCGATCTGGTCAAATATCCACCCGAAAAAGACATCATCATCGGCTGAATGACCTCTCATTGCCCCACCTTTTATTAAAGGACGTTCTCTGCTATGAAAACCAAACAGTGTTTAGTGATCGGCCTGGGCCGCTTCGGAACAGCGGTGGCCACCACCCTCTACGAAATGGGCCATGAAGTCGTCGCCATCGATCAGCACGAAGAAAACGTAGAGCGCGTGATGAACCTTGTGACCCACGCGGCAGTCGTGGACGCCAGCGACGAGCGGGCTTTGCGGGCCATCGGTGCGTCTGAATTCGACGTGGTGGTGGTCGCCATCGGCACCGATGTGCAGGCGAACATTCTGGCGACCATGAACGCCAAGAGTCTGGGTGCGCCCTACGTGGTCACCAAAGCGATTGATGAAATGGCGCGCCGCGTGCTGGAGCGCATCGGCGCAGATCTGGTCATTCGGCCTGAACATGACATGGGTGTGCGCCTGGCCCGCCAAATTGCCACCCCAAATATCGTGGATACGCTGGACTTGGGCGGCGACTACGCCATCGTAGAAATCGAAGCCAATGAGCGGCTGCGTGGCACGCTGCGCGACCTGAACCTCACGGGCCGCTTTAACGTGCAGATTATTGCCATCAGTCGGGGCGGAAAAGTGGAAGTGACGCCCCGCGCCGAAGACGACCTGCGCCCACACGACAAGCTGGTGGTTATCGGCACGGCACACAATCTGGACGATTTGCGGCGATATCTGGGCGAGTGATACGGAGTCCGTATAGGGAGAAACCGTGAGTGGTCAGTGGAAGGGCCAGCGACCTGGAGTGATCCGGTTTTGATGCCCTGAGTGGGAGAGATCAACCGGTGCCAAGCCGTTTATCTTTTTCTACTTACTGCTGACCACTTACCGCTCTTCTTCCCGAATGATCCCGCAGCTCAAGTCCCCCCGCACTTCCAGCGCCTCGGTGATGAATTGCGGCGGCAACTGGCCCTCCAGGCTGGTGGCTGCCGAGAGAGGAATAGGGGCCAATCCCGGCACCTGAAGGCTGGCCCGCGTGGTGGACGTCATCAGGCGCAGCGTTCGTTCCAAGCAGGCGGCGTCGTTGGTGTTCAGTGTGACTGGGCGGGCATCTGTACCCCCATCTGCCGGGTTGACCAGCGTTACCGTCAGAGGTTGGGCGCTGAAACGGCTGAGCGTTGCATTGGCGCTGGCCTGCCCAGTCAGGGCCGCCGTTACTGCCGCCAACACCGGAAGCAGCGCCGCAACAGCCCAGACCACACCCGCCCGCGCCGCCCCCGGACGCAGTAACAGCGCCCCCAATCCTGCGGCACAGATCAGGGTGAGCAGGAGGTAAAAGAGAGGCAGTGCGGC from Deinococcus sp. QL22 encodes:
- a CDS encoding TrkH family potassium uptake protein — protein: MTRPPRNDPAPPPPPEGYRSGSSLSSSGLGGATPGGVKKPLLSRISPPQLIALSFALAIVVGGCLLALPIMHSPGRSVNFLQALFTATSALCVTGLNVIDPSKDFNRLGQVVIMLLIQVGGLGIITFGTVFALLIGRRVNYSERIRLAQQVSAFDVGGVISLIRNIFLFTFLIELTGAILLSFRFIPLEGWGEGLFYSVFHSISAFNNAGFALYSDNLVGFVGDPLVSMTIAGLIILGGMGFLVQLNVVAHLVNPRRNRMLVHSKLVLTMMAVLLVVGTLTYLLLEWSNPKTLAPLGFGDKLLASFFQSVTTRTAGFNSLDYGAMNYATLFMTIILMFIGANPGSTGGGIKTSTFYVMMASAWSMVRGRGEINLFRRRIDQDTVIRAMTVGLLSIGLVNGMFVLLLIFNINPQITFVQMFFETVSAFGTVGLSMNATPIMSPAQHVVLILLMYLGRIGPLTFAVAFNSSRSADLVKYPPEKDIIIG
- a CDS encoding TrkA family potassium uptake protein, producing MKTKQCLVIGLGRFGTAVATTLYEMGHEVVAIDQHEENVERVMNLVTHAAVVDASDERALRAIGASEFDVVVVAIGTDVQANILATMNAKSLGAPYVVTKAIDEMARRVLERIGADLVIRPEHDMGVRLARQIATPNIVDTLDLGGDYAIVEIEANERLRGTLRDLNLTGRFNVQIIAISRGGKVEVTPRAEDDLRPHDKLVVIGTAHNLDDLRRYLGE